In a single window of the Zea mays cultivar B73 chromosome 5, Zm-B73-REFERENCE-NAM-5.0, whole genome shotgun sequence genome:
- the LOC103626230 gene encoding uncharacterized protein yields the protein MCGATSKGKAPLLIVNPLDVIRSRKRRFDPTTDPVKSAETSRGKVVPFVSEGVAPAAPDAPHMRRAEVSGPQDAPWASDVSVEDHDVNKNLILGPNVWPKETSGAAGLDTMHGGTLNESAETSCGEAVPSVSEGVTPVAPGAPYVHHVEVLGPQDTPRARDVSVEDHDVDQILNFGPNVLPEETSGGAGVGGEDRCLVVTDHILGKHPTEELSAWSRFCASVELGGVLEADFFLNTIGIIAKSMRE from the exons ATGTGTGGAGCCACATCGAAGGGGAAGGCTCCCCTACTCATTGTGAACCCTCTGGACGTCATTCGCTCGAGGAAGCGGAGGTTCGACCCTACTACAGACCCTGTAAAGTCGGCCGAGACTTCGCGTGGCAAGGTGGTACCATTCGTGTCGGAAGGTGTCGCACCTGCAGCCCCCGATGCCCCACACATGCGTCGTGCCGAGGTCTCGGGACCACAAGACGCTCCGTGGGCCAGCGATGTGTCCGTGGAGGACCATGATGTGAACAAAAATTTGATTTTGGGTCCTAATGTATGGCCGAAGGAGACGTCAGGTGCTGCGG ggcttgatacaaTGCATGGAGGCACATTGAATG AGTCTGCCGAGACTTCATGTGGTGAAGCGGTACCTTCTGTATCGGAGGGTGTCACTCCTGTAGCCCCCGGTGCTCCGTACGTGCATCATGTCGAGGTCTTGGGACCTCAAGACACTCCGCGGGCCAGGGATGTGTCCGTGGAGGACCATGACGTTGACCAAATTTTGAATTTTGGCCCTAATGTACTACCGGAGGAGACGTCTGGTGGTGCGG GTGTTGGTGGCGAAGACCGCTGCTTGGTGGTTACGGACCACATACTCGGGAAACATCCCACGGAGGAGTTGAGTGCGTGGTCACGTTTCTGCGCCTCCGTCGAGTTAGGAGGGGTCTTAGAGGCCGACTTTTTT CTGAACACAATAGGGATCATCGCTAAATCCATGCGCGAATGA